A genomic segment from Pseudoduganella chitinolytica encodes:
- the ygfZ gene encoding CAF17-like 4Fe-4S cluster assembly/insertion protein YgfZ: protein MNTWNQVLAAPAATATPTALATGFVTHLADTGLIAFTGEESRPFLHSQLTNDVEHLGENDVRLAGYCTPKGRLLASFLMWRDADSVYLQLPRELQPALQKRLQMFVLRAKTKASDAGEGRVLLGLGGADGEAVLRTWFDALPEKQYTKLDHPLGSVLRVADAFGAPRYLWLATPQTADTVAPELAARLAVAGQDAWRLADIHAGVPVITAATQEQFVPQMVNLELLGGVNFKKGCYPGQEIVARSQYLGKLKRRTALVTIDDAAVTAGTEVFTPADPDQPCGMVVNAAPNGAGGVDALVEMKLDALEAGVVHAGSAQGPALRFLPMPYVLDKLDV, encoded by the coding sequence ATGAACACCTGGAATCAAGTCCTCGCCGCTCCTGCCGCCACTGCCACGCCAACCGCGCTGGCCACCGGCTTCGTCACGCACCTGGCCGACACGGGCCTGATCGCCTTCACGGGCGAAGAATCGCGCCCGTTCCTGCACTCGCAGCTGACCAACGACGTCGAGCACCTGGGCGAGAACGACGTCCGGCTGGCCGGATACTGCACGCCGAAAGGGCGCCTGCTGGCCAGCTTCCTGATGTGGCGCGACGCCGACTCGGTCTACCTGCAGCTGCCGCGCGAACTGCAGCCGGCCCTGCAGAAGCGCCTGCAGATGTTCGTGCTGCGCGCGAAAACGAAGGCCTCCGATGCCGGCGAGGGTCGCGTGCTGCTGGGCCTGGGCGGTGCGGATGGCGAGGCGGTGCTGCGCACGTGGTTCGACGCGTTGCCGGAAAAGCAATACACGAAGCTGGACCACCCGCTGGGCAGTGTGCTGCGCGTGGCCGATGCGTTCGGCGCCCCCCGTTACCTGTGGCTGGCCACGCCGCAGACCGCCGACACGGTCGCGCCGGAACTGGCCGCACGGCTGGCGGTGGCCGGACAGGATGCCTGGCGCCTGGCGGACATCCACGCCGGCGTGCCTGTCATCACGGCCGCCACCCAGGAGCAGTTCGTGCCGCAGATGGTCAACCTGGAGCTGCTGGGCGGCGTCAATTTCAAGAAGGGCTGCTACCCCGGCCAGGAAATCGTCGCGCGCAGCCAGTACCTGGGCAAGCTGAAACGCCGCACCGCGCTGGTGACGATCGACGATGCCGCTGTCACGGCCGGCACCGAGGTGTTCACGCCGGCCGATCCGGACCAGCCGTGCGGCATGGTCGTCAACGCGGCGCCGAACGGCGCCGGTGGGGTCGATGCGCTGGTCGAAATGAAGCTCGATGCGCTGGAAGCGGGTGTCGTGCACGCCGGCTCGGCGCAGGGCCCGGCATTGCGCTTCCTGCCGATGCCGTACGTGCTGGACAAGCTGGACGTGTGA
- a CDS encoding GNAT family N-acetyltransferase, translated as MLSTHEIRYGDWATLGRAAAAIRTEVFVREQNVPAELEMDDKDAVCLHAVAYDAAGVPVGTGRLLPDGHIGRMAVLPAARGTGVGGALLQGLMAQARSRGHLGVALSAQTHAAPFYSAHGFRQEGEQFFEAGIAHVEMRHGF; from the coding sequence ATGCTTTCTACACATGAAATCCGTTACGGCGACTGGGCGACCCTGGGCCGCGCTGCCGCCGCGATCCGCACGGAAGTGTTCGTGCGCGAGCAGAACGTGCCGGCCGAGCTGGAGATGGACGACAAGGATGCCGTCTGCCTGCACGCCGTCGCGTACGACGCTGCCGGGGTGCCCGTCGGCACGGGCCGGCTGTTGCCGGACGGGCATATCGGCCGCATGGCCGTGCTGCCCGCCGCGCGCGGCACCGGCGTCGGCGGCGCCCTGCTGCAAGGCTTGATGGCCCAGGCCCGCAGCCGCGGCCACCTGGGCGTGGCGCTGTCGGCGCAGACGCATGCGGCGCCGTTCTATTCGGCGCATGGGTTCCGGCAGGAGGGTGAGCAGTTCTTCGAGGCCGGCATCGCCCACGTGGAGATGCGGCACGGCTTCTGA
- a CDS encoding zinc-binding alcohol dehydrogenase family protein, producing the protein MKAIVYTQHGLPIADPAALQEMDLPAPQPGPRDLLVEVRAIAVNPVDTKVRKGAAVTEPRVLGWDAAGVVVAAGAEVTAFQPGDAVYYAGSLTRPGSYSELHLVDERIAGHKPASLDFADAAALPLTSLTAWELLFDRLKVPEQGGAGKSVVIVGAAGGVGSILTQLAAKLTGLTVIGTASRPETRDWVRSLGAHHVLDHGQPMAPQLAALGIAHADIVISLTHTEQHYADIVDMLAPQGQFALIDDPATLDAMPLKRKSLSLHWELMFTRSMYETADMARQREILDRVASLVDDGTLRTTVGEHFGAITAANLRRAHALIESGTARGKVVLAGF; encoded by the coding sequence ATGAAAGCGATAGTCTACACGCAACACGGTTTGCCGATCGCGGACCCCGCGGCGCTGCAGGAAATGGACCTGCCGGCGCCGCAGCCGGGCCCGCGCGACCTGCTGGTCGAGGTGCGCGCCATTGCCGTCAACCCGGTCGACACCAAGGTGCGCAAGGGCGCGGCGGTAACGGAGCCGCGCGTGCTGGGCTGGGATGCCGCCGGCGTGGTCGTCGCCGCGGGTGCGGAAGTGACCGCGTTCCAGCCGGGCGACGCCGTCTACTACGCCGGCTCGCTGACCCGGCCTGGCTCGTACAGCGAACTGCACCTGGTGGACGAGCGCATCGCCGGCCACAAGCCCGCGTCGCTGGACTTCGCCGATGCCGCCGCGTTGCCCCTGACCTCGCTGACGGCGTGGGAGCTGCTGTTCGACCGGCTGAAAGTGCCGGAGCAGGGCGGCGCCGGCAAGAGCGTCGTCATCGTCGGCGCCGCGGGCGGGGTCGGCTCGATCCTGACGCAACTGGCCGCCAAGCTGACCGGCCTGACGGTGATCGGCACCGCTTCCCGTCCCGAGACGCGCGACTGGGTGCGCTCGCTGGGCGCCCACCACGTGCTCGACCATGGCCAGCCGATGGCGCCGCAACTGGCCGCGCTGGGCATCGCGCATGCCGACATCGTCATCAGCCTGACGCACACGGAGCAGCATTACGCCGACATCGTGGACATGCTGGCGCCGCAGGGCCAGTTCGCGCTGATCGACGACCCCGCGACGCTGGACGCGATGCCGCTCAAGCGCAAGAGCCTGTCGCTGCACTGGGAGCTGATGTTTACCCGCTCGATGTACGAAACGGCGGACATGGCGCGCCAGCGCGAGATCCTGGACCGGGTTGCCAGCCTGGTCGACGACGGCACCTTGCGCACGACCGTGGGGGAACACTTCGGCGCCATCACCGCGGCCAATCTGCGCCGCGCGCATGCCCTGATCGAAAGCGGCACGGCCCGCGGCAAGGTCGTGCTGGCAGGCTTCTGA
- a CDS encoding DNA polymerase III subunit delta' yields the protein MQTGVYPWQQGAWGQLQLLRQRLPHAILFHGAAGIGKADFIEHFAQALLCENVRADGHACGACASCGWFVQHSHPDYRRIRPEAFEDEPGEAEEGEDRKAKSKTPSKEIKIEQVRALADFMNISTHRQGLRVVVLYPAEALNMPASNALLKTLEEPPPGTVFLLASNSLDRLLPTILSRCRKFALPLPAHGEALAWLQTQGVADADSWLREQGGAPLAALAQSEAGNREEIDTLLQYLAHPAVEGALRTADKLQKVPLTSLVAWQQRWLYDLFSCKLTGNIRYYPRYGRELKTLAEKVHVSRLLAAIKGTAERRATSDHPLSPKLFIEDMLLDYTACCA from the coding sequence ATGCAGACCGGGGTCTATCCATGGCAGCAGGGCGCGTGGGGGCAGCTGCAGCTGCTGCGCCAGCGCCTGCCCCATGCGATCCTGTTCCATGGCGCGGCCGGCATCGGCAAGGCCGACTTCATCGAACACTTCGCCCAGGCGCTGTTGTGCGAGAACGTGCGCGCGGACGGCCATGCGTGCGGCGCGTGCGCGTCGTGCGGCTGGTTCGTCCAGCACAGCCATCCGGACTACCGCCGCATCCGCCCGGAGGCGTTCGAGGACGAGCCGGGCGAGGCGGAAGAGGGCGAGGACAGGAAGGCCAAGAGCAAGACGCCGTCGAAGGAAATCAAGATCGAGCAGGTGCGCGCGCTGGCCGACTTCATGAACATCTCGACGCACCGGCAAGGCCTGCGCGTGGTCGTGCTGTACCCGGCCGAGGCGCTCAACATGCCGGCGTCGAACGCGCTGCTGAAGACGCTGGAAGAACCGCCGCCGGGCACCGTGTTCCTGCTGGCGTCGAACAGCCTGGACCGGCTGCTGCCGACGATCCTGTCGCGCTGCCGCAAGTTCGCGCTGCCGCTGCCCGCGCACGGCGAGGCGCTGGCCTGGCTGCAGACGCAGGGCGTGGCCGATGCCGACAGCTGGCTGCGCGAGCAGGGCGGCGCGCCGTTGGCGGCGCTGGCCCAGTCCGAGGCCGGCAACCGCGAAGAGATCGACACGCTGCTGCAGTACCTGGCCCATCCGGCGGTCGAGGGCGCGCTGCGCACGGCGGACAAATTGCAGAAGGTGCCGCTGACGTCGCTCGTGGCCTGGCAGCAGCGTTGGCTGTACGACCTGTTTTCGTGCAAGCTGACCGGCAACATCCGGTATTATCCCCGTTACGGTCGCGAACTGAAGACGCTGGCCGAGAAGGTCCACGTCAGCCGCCTGCTGGCCGCGATCAAGGGCACGGCCGAGCGGCGGGCCACGTCGGACCATCCGCTCTCGCCCAAGCTGTTCATCGAGGATATGCTGCTGGACTATACCGCCTGCTGTGCATGA
- the tmk gene encoding dTMP kinase, whose protein sequence is MTGHFPPRGKFITFEGIDGAGKSTHIRYCADLVAARGIELVSSREPGGTPLGEKLRELVLHEPMHLETEALLVFASRREHIAQVIEPALARGAWVLSDRFTDASFAYQGGGRGMDLVKIETLANWVHPELWPDLTILFDVPLEVARARLDATRTLDKFEQEKADFFLAARNEYLRRAAQYPERFRVIDSTQTIEAIRVQLAAIVAELR, encoded by the coding sequence ATGACAGGGCACTTTCCGCCACGCGGCAAGTTCATCACCTTCGAGGGCATCGACGGCGCCGGCAAGTCCACCCACATCCGCTATTGCGCGGACCTGGTGGCGGCCCGTGGCATCGAGCTGGTCAGTTCGCGCGAGCCGGGCGGCACGCCGCTGGGCGAGAAGCTGCGCGAACTGGTACTGCACGAGCCCATGCACCTGGAAACGGAAGCGCTGCTGGTCTTCGCCAGCCGGCGCGAGCATATCGCCCAGGTCATCGAACCGGCGCTGGCGCGCGGCGCCTGGGTCCTCTCCGACCGCTTCACGGACGCCAGCTTCGCCTACCAGGGCGGCGGCCGGGGCATGGACCTCGTCAAGATCGAGACGCTGGCGAACTGGGTCCACCCCGAACTGTGGCCCGACCTGACGATCCTGTTCGACGTTCCGCTGGAAGTGGCACGCGCTCGCCTCGATGCGACGCGCACGCTCGACAAGTTCGAGCAGGAGAAGGCCGACTTCTTCCTGGCCGCCCGCAACGAGTACCTGCGCCGCGCGGCCCAGTATCCGGAACGCTTCCGCGTGATCGACTCGACGCAGACGATCGAGGCGATCCGCGTGCAACTGGCCGCCATCGTGGCCGAACTGCGATGA
- a CDS encoding LysR family transcriptional regulator, whose translation MVRFEDLALFVRAAACGSFTKAAREANLLPGQVSAAIMRLERDLNVRLFARSTRSLRLTDEGERYLPYAREAIDLLHAGRDELRPDDEALTGTLLIAAPSDLGRNVLLPLLGSFRRMHPRLEMRLQLSDQVTDVFRERVDVAIRYGSSADASFVALPLAPGNRRVLVASPGYLEQCGMPQTLDELRDHSCLLWQLNGRLYDKWSFPLAGAKANKTVQVKGSLACDDADVVRRWAVAGEGIAYKSWLDVRADVEAGRLTVLLPQQPGEAAPVQLICPHRRQFSPAVRQLHGFLVERLQQ comes from the coding sequence ATGGTGCGCTTCGAGGACCTGGCGCTGTTTGTGCGCGCGGCCGCCTGTGGCAGTTTTACCAAGGCCGCACGCGAAGCCAACCTGCTGCCGGGCCAGGTCAGCGCCGCCATCATGCGCCTGGAGCGGGACCTGAACGTGCGCCTGTTCGCCCGCTCCACCCGCAGCCTGCGCCTGACGGACGAAGGCGAGCGCTACCTGCCGTACGCCAGGGAGGCCATCGACCTGCTGCACGCGGGGCGCGACGAGTTGCGCCCCGACGACGAAGCCCTGACAGGCACGCTGCTGATCGCGGCGCCCTCCGACCTGGGCCGCAACGTACTGCTGCCGCTGCTGGGCAGTTTTCGTCGTATGCATCCCCGCCTGGAGATGCGGCTGCAGCTGTCGGACCAGGTGACGGACGTGTTCCGCGAACGGGTCGACGTGGCGATCCGCTACGGCAGCAGTGCCGACGCCAGCTTTGTCGCGCTGCCGCTGGCGCCTGGCAACCGGCGCGTGCTGGTGGCCTCGCCCGGCTATCTCGAGCAATGCGGCATGCCGCAAACGCTGGACGAGCTGCGCGACCATTCCTGCCTGCTGTGGCAGCTGAACGGACGGCTGTACGACAAGTGGAGCTTCCCGCTGGCGGGTGCGAAGGCCAACAAGACCGTGCAGGTCAAGGGCAGCCTGGCCTGCGACGACGCGGATGTCGTGCGGCGTTGGGCCGTGGCCGGCGAAGGGATCGCCTATAAATCATGGCTGGACGTGCGCGCGGACGTCGAGGCGGGACGGCTGACCGTCCTGCTGCCGCAGCAGCCGGGCGAAGCGGCGCCGGTGCAGCTGATCTGCCCGCACCGGCGCCAGTTCTCGCCAGCGGTGCGGCAGTTGCATGGGTTTCTGGTGGAACGCCTGCAGCAATAA
- a CDS encoding DUF4936 family protein, with the protein MSADLYVYYKVRDGDTAALRERIGALQRQLAVAHGVAPQLKHRPAAQDGLQTWMEVYPRVGAGFAAALEQACAQADIGPLLAGPRHHEVFTDLP; encoded by the coding sequence ATGTCCGCCGACCTGTACGTCTACTACAAGGTGCGCGACGGCGACACGGCCGCGCTGCGCGAGCGCATCGGCGCGCTGCAGCGCCAGCTCGCGGTGGCGCATGGCGTGGCGCCGCAGCTGAAACACCGGCCCGCTGCGCAGGACGGGCTGCAGACGTGGATGGAAGTCTATCCCCGCGTCGGCGCCGGCTTTGCCGCGGCGCTGGAACAGGCCTGCGCCCAGGCGGACATCGGGCCGTTGCTGGCCGGTCCCCGCCACCACGAAGTGTTCACGGATCTCCCCTGA
- a CDS encoding PilZ domain-containing protein, whose product MSAGPPDPNSALNPNTQPGGTPRPTVLSLAIREKAALYAAYMPFLKNGGIFVPTQKAYKVGDEIYLILTLMDDATKYPIAGKVVWITPAGAHNNKAQGIGVHFPDDETGQRTRARIEEILGAALRSSRATHTL is encoded by the coding sequence ATGAGCGCCGGCCCGCCCGATCCGAATTCCGCGCTGAACCCGAACACCCAGCCGGGCGGTACGCCGCGGCCGACGGTGTTGTCGCTGGCGATCCGGGAAAAGGCGGCCCTGTACGCGGCGTACATGCCGTTCCTGAAGAACGGCGGCATTTTCGTCCCCACGCAGAAGGCGTACAAGGTCGGCGACGAGATCTACCTGATCCTGACCTTGATGGACGACGCCACCAAGTACCCGATCGCCGGCAAGGTCGTGTGGATCACGCCGGCCGGGGCCCACAACAACAAGGCGCAGGGCATCGGCGTCCATTTCCCGGACGACGAAACGGGCCAGCGCACCCGTGCCCGCATCGAGGAAATCCTCGGCGCGGCCCTGCGTTCCTCGCGCGCCACCCATACCCTGTAA
- a CDS encoding NRDE family protein, translating into MCLIVFAWQVVPGVPLIAAANRDEYYARASAPAAPWEENPQIVAGRDLKAGGSWMGITRPESAHEHYPPNITPLRARCSGGALAAEPPEGKAPSRFAALTNIRAPHDFDPAKPSRGMLVSNFLAGSMSAREYVEQIRPGAGAYNGFNLVLCDGAELVWFSNRGDTDPRNGQPLPPGIYGLSNALLDSPWPKVLRTKAQFASLLCLGAPEDAYFEMLADTTRAPDQRLPETGVSIERERVLSAVKIESPDYGTRTSTVVKLYATAPAELHEVEVV; encoded by the coding sequence ATGTGCCTGATCGTCTTTGCCTGGCAGGTCGTGCCGGGCGTTCCCCTCATTGCCGCCGCCAACCGCGACGAGTACTACGCCCGCGCCAGCGCGCCGGCCGCGCCATGGGAGGAGAACCCGCAAATCGTCGCCGGCCGCGACCTGAAGGCCGGCGGCAGCTGGATGGGCATCACCCGTCCCGAATCCGCGCACGAACATTATCCGCCCAACATCACGCCGCTCAGGGCCCGCTGCAGCGGCGGCGCCCTGGCGGCCGAGCCGCCTGAAGGCAAGGCGCCGTCGCGCTTCGCCGCGCTGACGAACATCCGCGCGCCGCACGACTTCGACCCGGCCAAGCCGTCGCGCGGCATGCTGGTGTCGAACTTCCTGGCCGGCTCGATGAGCGCACGGGAGTATGTCGAACAAATCCGTCCTGGCGCGGGCGCCTACAACGGCTTCAACCTGGTGCTGTGCGACGGCGCGGAACTGGTGTGGTTCTCCAACCGGGGCGATACCGACCCGCGCAACGGCCAGCCGCTGCCGCCCGGCATCTACGGCCTGTCGAATGCGCTGCTCGATTCGCCATGGCCGAAGGTGCTGCGCACCAAGGCGCAATTCGCCAGCCTGCTGTGCCTGGGCGCGCCGGAGGATGCGTATTTCGAGATGTTGGCCGACACCACGCGCGCCCCCGACCAGCGCCTGCCCGAGACGGGCGTCTCGATCGAGCGCGAGCGCGTGCTGTCGGCCGTGAAGATCGAGTCGCCGGACTACGGCACGCGCACGTCCACCGTCGTCAAGCTGTATGCGACGGCGCCGGCCGAGTTGCATGAGGTGGAGGTGGTGTAG
- a CDS encoding TatD family hydrolase produces the protein MFIDSHCHIDFPELAARMPELREKMAQNQVTHALCVSVDLPDFPRVLALAEAYPNFYASVGVHPDYEDTPEPTVEQLVELADHPKIVAIGETGLDYYRLTGDLEWQRERFRTHIRASRATRKPLIIHTRAASLDTIRIMQEEGAGTADGGVAGVMHCFTESLEVAQASMALGFYISFSGIVTFKSAKELQAVAQAVPLERMLIETDSPYLAPVPYRGRMNEPGYVAHVAEFIAQLKGVSVEEVAARTTANFFDLFKAAGPGAHA, from the coding sequence ATGTTTATCGATTCACATTGCCACATCGACTTCCCCGAGCTGGCCGCTCGCATGCCCGAACTGCGCGAGAAGATGGCGCAGAACCAGGTGACCCACGCGCTGTGCGTGTCCGTCGACCTGCCGGACTTCCCCCGCGTGCTGGCGCTGGCCGAGGCGTACCCGAATTTCTACGCCTCCGTTGGCGTCCACCCGGACTACGAGGACACGCCGGAGCCAACCGTCGAGCAGCTCGTCGAGCTGGCGGACCATCCGAAGATCGTCGCCATTGGCGAGACGGGACTGGACTACTACCGCCTGACGGGCGACCTGGAATGGCAGCGCGAGCGCTTCCGCACCCATATCCGGGCATCGCGGGCGACGAGAAAACCGCTGATCATCCACACCCGCGCGGCCAGCCTGGATACCATCCGCATCATGCAGGAAGAGGGCGCCGGCACGGCGGACGGCGGCGTGGCCGGCGTCATGCATTGCTTTACCGAGTCGCTGGAGGTGGCGCAGGCATCGATGGCGCTGGGCTTCTACATCTCCTTTTCCGGCATCGTCACGTTCAAGAGCGCCAAGGAACTGCAGGCGGTGGCGCAGGCGGTGCCGCTGGAACGCATGCTGATCGAGACCGATTCGCCCTACCTGGCGCCGGTGCCGTACCGGGGCAGGATGAACGAGCCGGGCTACGTGGCACACGTGGCCGAGTTCATCGCCCAGCTCAAAGGCGTTTCCGTCGAGGAGGTGGCCGCACGCACGACCGCCAACTTCTTCGACCTGTTCAAGGCCGCGGGGCCCGGAGCGCACGCCTGA
- the nfsB gene encoding oxygen-insensitive NAD(P)H nitroreductase produces MNIVEKAAQRHTVKAFDTSRKVPDEIIAQLRMLLRLAPSSVNSQPWHFVIAGTEEGKAKIARSAEGGYQYNVAKIRDASHVIVLATRASADEAYLEAVLAQEERDGRFVNEAAKTAGQGARKLFTDIHRYKLKDVAQWYEKQVYLALGTLLLGAATLEVGATPMEGFDAEILDKELGLREKGYTASVIVSLGYSGAEDFNAKLPKSRLPVEQVITEI; encoded by the coding sequence ATGAACATCGTGGAAAAAGCGGCCCAGCGCCATACCGTAAAGGCCTTCGACACCAGCCGCAAGGTGCCGGACGAGATCATCGCCCAGCTGCGCATGCTGCTGCGTCTCGCGCCGTCGTCCGTCAACTCGCAGCCGTGGCACTTCGTCATCGCCGGCACGGAAGAGGGCAAGGCGAAGATCGCCAGGTCCGCGGAAGGCGGTTACCAGTACAACGTGGCCAAGATCCGCGACGCCTCGCACGTGATCGTGCTGGCGACCCGCGCCAGTGCCGACGAGGCTTACCTCGAGGCCGTGCTGGCGCAGGAGGAGCGCGACGGGCGCTTCGTCAACGAAGCGGCGAAGACGGCCGGCCAGGGCGCCCGCAAGCTGTTCACGGACATCCACCGCTACAAGCTGAAGGACGTGGCGCAGTGGTACGAGAAGCAGGTCTACCTGGCGCTGGGCACGCTGCTGCTGGGCGCGGCCACGCTGGAGGTGGGCGCCACGCCGATGGAAGGCTTCGACGCCGAGATCCTGGACAAGGAACTGGGCCTGCGCGAGAAGGGCTACACGGCCTCCGTCATCGTCTCGCTGGGCTACAGCGGCGCCGAGGACTTCAATGCGAAGCTGCCGAAGTCGCGGCTGCCGGTGGAGCAGGTCATTACGGAGATTTGA
- the mltG gene encoding endolytic transglycosylase MltG, whose translation MALITRTIALAVLAAGAAGAGFAWWAQAPITAEGDAIPFTISKGSGAHAAGQQIAGAGVPMQPLLFNLLARATGKSARLKAGSYELKPGTTPLRLIHQLVRGEYAQESLTIIEGWTFRQMRQAIAAHRGLKHDTVGLSDTELMKKLGAAYPHPEGLFFPDTYLFAKGSSELQIYKQAHTAMMQHLTAAWDKRAPNLPYTTPYEALTMASIVEKETGQKAERAMIASVFVNRLKLGMMLQTDPTVIYGIGDKFDGNIRKKDLETDTPYNTYVRTGLPPTPIALPGQQSLAAALAPAQSNALYFVARGNGTSQFSDNLVDHNKAVNQYQRQQ comes from the coding sequence ATGGCACTGATAACAAGAACGATAGCGCTGGCCGTGCTCGCCGCCGGCGCCGCTGGCGCGGGCTTCGCCTGGTGGGCCCAGGCACCGATCACGGCCGAAGGCGACGCCATTCCCTTCACGATCAGCAAGGGCAGCGGGGCCCACGCGGCCGGCCAGCAGATCGCCGGCGCCGGCGTGCCGATGCAGCCGCTGCTGTTCAACCTGCTGGCGCGCGCCACTGGCAAGAGCGCCCGCCTGAAGGCCGGCTCCTACGAGCTGAAACCAGGCACCACGCCGCTGCGCCTGATCCACCAGCTGGTGCGGGGCGAGTACGCACAGGAGTCGCTGACGATCATCGAGGGCTGGACGTTCCGCCAGATGCGCCAGGCCATCGCCGCGCACCGGGGCCTGAAGCACGACACCGTCGGCCTGTCGGACACGGAACTGATGAAGAAGCTGGGCGCCGCCTACCCGCACCCGGAAGGCCTGTTCTTCCCGGATACCTACCTGTTCGCCAAGGGCTCGTCGGAACTGCAGATCTACAAGCAGGCGCATACCGCGATGATGCAGCACCTGACGGCCGCGTGGGACAAGCGCGCGCCGAACCTGCCATACACGACGCCCTACGAGGCGCTGACGATGGCTTCCATCGTCGAGAAGGAGACGGGCCAGAAGGCCGAGCGGGCCATGATCGCCTCGGTGTTCGTCAACCGGCTGAAGCTGGGCATGATGCTGCAGACCGACCCCACGGTCATCTATGGCATCGGCGACAAGTTCGACGGCAATATCCGCAAGAAGGACCTGGAGACGGACACCCCGTACAATACCTACGTGCGCACCGGCCTGCCGCCGACGCCGATCGCGCTGCCCGGGCAGCAGTCGCTGGCGGCGGCGCTGGCACCGGCGCAGTCGAATGCGCTGTACTTTGTCGCGCGCGGCAACGGTACCAGCCAGTTCTCGGACAACCTGGTCGACCACAACAAGGCGGTCAACCAGTATCAACGGCAGCAATGA
- a CDS encoding ankyrin repeat domain-containing protein, which translates to MGIRVRLRLVRRRIWLRVAAAVMGLATIGGAPHVAAAGQSANDAVAFFRAAQLNDAARIKPLLARGLDPNVREPERGETGLIVALRHDAMNVFDLLLAQPKIQLDAQATNGNTALMMAAFRNNKAAVERLVARGAQVNRPGFTALHYAAAAGAIDILRYLIEQHAYIDAESPTGVTPLMLAAREGQEEAVKVLLEEGADAALRDKGFHLTAAEMAEKADKPWIAEAIRKHLAARAARR; encoded by the coding sequence ATGGGTATCCGTGTCCGCCTTCGCCTGGTGCGCCGGCGTATCTGGCTGCGTGTGGCGGCGGCCGTCATGGGGCTGGCCACCATCGGCGGTGCACCCCACGTGGCCGCCGCCGGCCAGAGCGCGAACGATGCCGTGGCGTTCTTCCGCGCCGCCCAATTGAACGACGCGGCCCGCATCAAGCCCCTGCTGGCGCGCGGACTGGACCCCAACGTGCGCGAGCCCGAGCGGGGCGAGACCGGGCTGATCGTCGCGCTGCGCCATGACGCGATGAACGTATTCGACCTGCTGCTGGCCCAGCCGAAGATCCAGCTGGATGCCCAGGCCACCAACGGCAACACGGCGCTGATGATGGCGGCGTTCCGCAACAACAAGGCGGCCGTGGAGCGGCTTGTCGCCAGGGGCGCCCAGGTCAACCGGCCCGGCTTCACGGCGCTGCATTACGCGGCCGCCGCCGGCGCCATCGACATCCTGCGCTACCTGATCGAGCAGCACGCCTATATCGATGCGGAGTCGCCCACCGGGGTAACGCCGCTGATGCTGGCGGCCCGCGAAGGCCAGGAGGAAGCCGTCAAGGTGCTGCTGGAGGAGGGGGCGGATGCCGCCCTGCGCGACAAGGGCTTCCACCTGACGGCCGCCGAGATGGCGGAAAAAGCCGACAAGCCATGGATCGCCGAGGCGATCCGCAAGCACCTGGCCGCCAGGGCGGCGCGGCGCTGA
- a CDS encoding putative quinol monooxygenase encodes MKTLSRKTLAVAALAASLSGTVLAESPAAGPAPLVRIAELEIDPARVAAYEAAVKEEIEASIRLEPGVLAIYAVAEKERPNRFRFFEIYADDAAYRKHIDSPHFRKYAEATRTMILSKQLLDTVPVMLGAKPR; translated from the coding sequence ATGAAGACGCTCTCTCGCAAGACGCTTGCCGTGGCCGCGCTGGCGGCCAGCCTGTCCGGCACCGTATTGGCCGAAAGCCCGGCTGCCGGTCCGGCACCGCTGGTGCGCATCGCCGAACTGGAAATCGACCCGGCGCGCGTGGCCGCCTATGAAGCGGCGGTGAAGGAAGAGATCGAAGCGTCGATCCGGCTCGAGCCCGGTGTACTGGCCATTTATGCGGTGGCGGAGAAGGAGCGGCCGAACCGCTTCCGCTTCTTCGAGATCTATGCCGACGATGCCGCCTACCGCAAGCACATCGATTCGCCACATTTCCGCAAGTATGCGGAGGCGACGAGGACAATGATCCTGTCGAAGCAACTGCTCGACACGGTGCCCGTGATGCTGGGCGCCAAGCCGCGCTGA